One genomic window of Coffea eugenioides isolate CCC68of chromosome 1, Ceug_1.0, whole genome shotgun sequence includes the following:
- the LOC113748677 gene encoding UPF0481 protein At3g47200-like: protein MAAFKPLHLLDLFYLSLLPSNQETKPIHLDAYRPSSQSIQSVTELRPSGIKLKPRKADSFLDIKFHNRVLEIPATAVNDFTSTLLLNCVAWEQCQEDKPTYFTDYISFMNCLIHRPRDVALLCLDGIITRFSQDDMYVADFFNNLGKNVVINVHSCYLYKEFKELDAYFNSYWATMMRTYFRSPWSFISAFSAFLIIVLSFTQTIMSVLTYQRQFG from the coding sequence ATGGCTGCTTTCAAACcattgcatttacttgatttgtTCTACTTGAGTCTCTTACCCTCAAATCAAGAGACAAAACCGATACATCTTGATGCATATCGTCCATCAAGTCAATCAATACAAAGTGTAACAGAGTTAAGGCCATCAGGGATCAAGTTGAAGCCGCGAAAAGCCGACAGTTTCTTGGACATCAAGTTCCACAATCGAGTCCTAGAAATCCCAGCAACAGCTGTGAATGATTTCACTAGCACCCTTCTCCTGAACTGTGTTGCCTGGGAACAATGCCAAGAAGATAAACCAACATACTTCACAGACTATATTTCTTTCATGAATTGTCTCATCCATCGGCCAAGAGATGTAGCATTACTGTGTCTAGATGGGATTATCACAAGATTCTCACAAGATGACATGTATGTGGCTGATTTTTTCAACAATCTTGGGAAAAATGTTGTGATCAACGTCCATAGTTGTTACCTCTACAAGGAGTTCAAAGAGCTGGATGCATACTTCAATAGCTATTGGGCAACCATGATGAGGACTTATTTCAGAAGTCCATGGTCATTTATTTCCGCTTTTTCTGCCTTCCTCATCATTGTTCTTAGTTTTACACAGACCATCATGTCTGTACTAACTTACCAGCGCCAATTTGGATAA
- the LOC113776407 gene encoding uncharacterized protein LOC113776407, whose product MDVDAQPTMEETILVGDDLMMGPPSPLIPPEIASHVLEGVDLCDGILRNLFLCLQINDIEPFCQDEIALYRQCAEKRDKELRQRLQDSERKLGMSMPLQEAKERSTQLESEVTLLERRLILASGTEGVEGFRERWSLHGRLTDTKKRLEALKQGMENRNKSEIVPDSNTKRRWFFW is encoded by the exons ATGGATG TCGATGCACAGCCAACTATGGAGGAGACCATTCTGGTTGGGGATGACTTGATGATGGGGCCACCATCACCACTCATTCCCCCAGAAATCGCATCTCACGTGCTCGAAGGTGTGGATTTATGTGATGGAATTTTGAGGAACTTATTCTTGT GCTTGCAGATCAATGATATTGAACCTTTCTGTCAGGATGAGATTGCTCTCTACCGGCAATGTGCAGAGAAAAGG GACAAGGAACTGAGACAACGGCTTCAAGATAGTGAGCGTAAGTTAGGGATGTCAATGCCCTTACAAGAAGCTAAGGAAAGATCTACCCAGCTGGAATCAGAAGTGACATTGTTGGAGAG ACGACTGATTTTGGCAAGTGGAACAGAAGGCGTGGAAGGGTTTCGTGAGAGATGGAGTCTACATGGTCGCCTTACTGATACCAA GAAAAGGCTCGAGGCACTGAAGCAAGGAATGGAAAACAGGAACAAGAGCGAAATAGTTCCTGATTCAAACACCAAGAGAAGATGGTTTTTCTGGTGA
- the LOC113773036 gene encoding DNA polymerase epsilon catalytic subunit A-like encodes MKFYVRKWCKISSDGGIRSIIDWSYYKQRLSSAIQKTITIPAAMQKVANPVPRVIHPDWLHKKVREKDDKYRQRKLVDIFGSLSKNNGLKGSSDVISNKQGVDEQNAADLEDFGKISRTFRVGPRPVVHCFDANEVQQLSKTSSELDCPPQQSIRDGGTPKLWTSPQEAAISKESIDRNVDYRGWLELKKRKWRETREKRKRQRLDAARKSNKQNGIDVLPGFMFKYGKAKSRVGVNSYFENHQMALTRSHWQIIQLIPSPQHGHFFAWVVIEGVMRKIPITVPRVFFLNSKDPVTEEFPGRRVNKVLPHGHTSYNLIEVIIEEEQFKEESKKLAAHLADPEVEGIYETNVPLEFNAILQLGCVCKVDKKAKRRNGQDSWSMSELHMKTTTECSYLEQSLSFFYLYHSISEARAIYVGYFPASRLISVLVVNPFQNKELSPQILEKLFREACQALSFQHPNSAERMSFKVEYVGHVKDAEKNMQRMINDYRDRHPGPVIAVIECPNSDLLKSNIQALDDFPCVNIPSNARDSQYQALGWQIVAAKIGMHRCAASSQWLKERITLSRYAHVPLGNLEVDWLLHTADIFFSRALRDQQQVLWISDNGIPDLGGVNEEMSSFIDEVNQPILNYPGAYRKVSVELKIHHLAVNALLKSNQINEIEGGTLFGLDQDLNPATKFPDEQYCFDEVTSCAPAFRVLKQLIQRCLADAVTSGNVFADAMLQHLYRWLCSPKSKLHDPAIYRMLHKVMQKVFALLVAEFRKLGATIVFASFSKVIIDTGKFDLLAAKAYCDSLLKTLQTRDLFEWIEFEPLQFWHSFLFMDQYNYGGIQASFQDESSNDKARPSDVSIQKESEVEIVSSWNIAENLPKLTQDHFILIVSEFMYMPWKFAQEQAAKRACLADGDLCTPSITAAAAETFDLQMTEDLKNKIRSYFTDKLLKIVCDPSLLMKRKSHDQQNIMNTNTQPLESCHQGDPALEFIKYVSTVLALDQSVQHEVLIMRKNLLKFVRVREFAPEAEFYNQSPSFTLPNVICSYCNECRDLDLCRDRALLGQEWRCAVPQCGQPYDRELMENALLQIVRQRERLYHLQDLVCLKCNQIKAAHLAEHCSCAGSFRCKEDVSEFRNKMQVFLNIAQDQKFQLLQECTSWILEVSQFW; translated from the exons ATGAAGTTTTATGTAAGGAAGTGGTGCAAGATTTCATCAGATGGTGGCATACGTTCCATTATTGATTGGTCCTATTACAAGCAGCGTCTGAGTTCAGCTATCCAGAAAACAATTACCATTCCGGCTGCAATGCAGAAG GTGGCCAATCCTGTCCCAAGGGTAATTCATCCCGACTGGCTCCATAAGAAGGTTCGTGAGAAGGACGACAAATATCGCCAGAGGAAATTGGTTGATATCTTTGGTTCCCTGAGTAAAAATAATGGTTTAAAAGGAAGTAGTGATGTTATCAGTAACAAACAGGGAGTTGATGAACAAAATGCTGCAGATCTGGAGGATTTTGGGAAAATTAGTAGGACTTTTCGAGTTGGACCTAGACCTGTTGTTCATTGTTTTGATGCCAATGAAGTGCAGCAATTATCTAAAACAAGCTCTGAATTGGATTGTCCCCCACAACAAAGTATTCGTGATGGAGGCACTCCAAAACTATGGACATCTCCACAAGAAGCTGCTATTTCTAAGGAAAGTATTGACAGGAATGTAGATTATAGAGGATGgctagaattaaagaaaagaaaatggaggGAGACACGGGAGAAAAGGAAGCGCCAGAG GTTGGACGCTGCAAGGAAATCTAATAAACAGAATGGTATTGATGTACTTCCCGGTTTCATGTTCAAATATGGAAAAGCTAAAAGCCGAGTTGGGGTTAATTCTTATTTTGAGAATCATCAGATGGCACTCACCCGCAGCCATTGGCAG ATAATCCAGCTCATACCAAGTCCACAGCATGGACATTTTTTTGCCTGGGTAGTGATAGAAGGAGTCATGCGTAAGATTCCTATTACTGTTCCTAGGGTATTTTTCCTCAACTCTAAAGATCCAGTAACAGAAGAATTTCCTGGAAGGCGTGTGAATAAAGTTCTACCACATGGGCATACTAGCTACAATTTAATCGAG GTCATAATTGAAGAAGAACAGTTCAAGGAAGAAAGCAAGAAGCTTGCAGCTCACCTTGCAGATCCTGAAGTGGAG GGAATATATGAAACAAATGTGCCTTTGGAGTTTAACGCTATCCTTCAGCTTGGCTGTGTCTGTAAAGTAGATAAGAAAGCCAAAAGGCGAAATGGTCAAGATAGCTGGAGTATGAGTGAACTGCACATGAAAACAACAACTGAGTGCTCATATCTAGAACAATCACTGTCTTTCTTCTACTTGTATCACAG TATTTCTGAGGCAAGAGCAATATACGTTGGGTATTTTCCTGCATCTAGATTAATATCAGTACTGGTGGTTAATCCCTTTCAGAACAAAGAACTATCACCTCAAATTCTTGAAAAACTATTTCGAGAAGCTTGCCAGGCATTATCTTTTCAACACCCTAACTCAGCAGAAAGAATGAGTTTCAAG GTAGAGTATGTTGGACATGTCAAGGATGCTGAGAAGAACATGCAAAGAATGATAAATGACTACAg AGATCGACATCCTGGGCCTGTAATTGCTGTGATTGAGTGCCCAAATTCTGATTTGCTGAAGTCTAATATACAAGCATTAGATGATTTTCCTTGTGTGAACATTCCTTCCAATGCTCGTGATAGTCAATATCAG GCTCTTGGGTGGCAAATTGTTGCTGCAAAAATTGGGATGCATCGATGTGCAGCATCTTCTCAGTGGTTGAAAGAGAGAATCACTCTTTCACGTTATGCTCAT GTACCACTTGGAAACTTGGAAGTGGATTGGCTCCTACATACAGCAGATATCTTCTTCTCAAGAGCTTTACGTGATCAGCAACAG GTTCTTTGGATATCTGATAACGGCATCCCAGACCTTGGAGGCGTGAATGAAGAAATGTCAAGCTTCATTGATGAA GTGAATCAACCAATTCTCAACTACCCTGGCGCGTATAGGAAAGTTTCTGTGGAGCTTAAG ATTCATCACCTGGCTGTTAATGCTCTTCTGAAGAGCAAccaaataaatgaaatagaaGGAGGTACTCTGTTTGGACTGGACCAAGACCTGAATCCTgctactaaatttccagatgagcAATATTGCTTTGATGAGGTGACTTCATGTGCACCTGCATTTCGTGTCCTCAAACAGTTGATTCAAAGATGTCTGGCAGATGCAGTTACATCTGGAAATGTATTTGCTGATGCAATGCTGCAACATTTATACAGATGGCTTTGCAG CCCAAAGTCTAAACTACATGACCCAGCTATCTATCGCATGCTACATAAG GTTATGCAAAAGGTTTTTGCATTACTAGTGGCTGAGTTTCGCAAACTGGGTGCAACAATTGTGTTTGCTAGTTTCTCCAAAGTCATTATTGATACAGGAAAGTTTGATCTATTAGCAGCAAAAGCTTATTGTGATAGTTTGCTCAAGACTCTGCAGACTAG AGACTTATTTGAGTGGATAGAGTTTGAGCCTTTGCAGTTCTGGCACTCCTTCCTTTTCATGGATCAG TACAATTATGGCGGAATTCAAGCTAGTTTTCAAGATGAGTCGTCTAATGACAAAGCAAGACCAAGTGATGTTAGCATACAAAAGGAATCTGAGGTGGAGATTGTGTCAAGTTGGAATATTGCTGAAAACTTGCCGAAGTTGACTCAG gaccatttcatcttgattgTTTCTGAATTTATGTATATGCCATGGAAATTTGCACAAGAGCAAGCTGCTAAACGAGCATGTCTGGCGGATGGTGACTTGTGCACTCCATCAATCACAGCTGCTGCTGCTGAAACTTTTGACTTACAGATGACAGAAGATCTAAAGAACAAG ATTAGATCTTACTTCACGGACAAGCTTCTAAAAATTGTTTGTGATCCCAGTCTTCTCATGAAAAGAAAGTCTCACGATCAACAGAACATCATGAATACAAATACACAACCTTTGGAGAGTTGCCATCAGGGCGATCCTGCATTAGAGTTCATTAAGTATGTTTCCACAGTTTTGGCTCTTGACCAGAGTGTTCAGCATGAGGTTCTG ATCATGAGGAAGAATCTGCTTAAATTTGTCCGTGTGCGAGAATTTGCACCAGAGGCTGAATTTTACAATCAATCTCCATCTTTCACTCTACCAAATGTCATTTGCAG CTATTGCAACGAGTGCAGAGACTTAGATTTATGCCGTGACAGAGCTTTACTAGGTCAGGAATGGCGTTGTGCCGTGCCTCAATGTGGGCAACCTTATGATCGCGAGCTAATGGAGAATGCTCTTCTACAGATCGTAAGGCAGAGAGAGCGACTCTACCATCTGCAGGACTTGGTATGCCTCAAGTGCAACCAGATTAAAGCTGCACACTTAGCTGAGCATTGCTCATGTGCTGGGTCATTTAGGTGCAAGGAAGATGTCTCAGAGTTCCGTAACAAGATGCAAGTTTTTCTAAACATCGCACAGGATCAGAAATTTCAGCTACTTCAAGAGTGTACTTCCTGGATCTTGGAAGTCAGTCAGTTTTGGTGA
- the LOC113773043 gene encoding DNA polymerase epsilon catalytic subunit A-like produces MLNVDVARNNTNDQYQTLKDPITRTYTTHSECSIEFEVDGPYKAMILPASKEEGILIKKRYAVFNDDGTLAELKGFEIKRRGELKLIKVFQAELFDKFLHGCTLEECYSAVASVANRWLDLLDNQGKDIADSELVDYISESSTMSKSLADYGEQKSCAVTTAKRLADFLGDTMVKDKGLRCQYIVACEPKGTPVSERAVPVAIFETEPEIMKFYVRKWCKISSDGGIRSIIDWSYYKQRLSSAIQKTITIPAAMQKVANPVPRVIHPDWLHKKVREKDDKYRQRKLVDIFGSLSKNNGLKGSSDVISNKQGVDEQNAADLEDFGKISRTFRVGPRPVVHCFDANEVQQLSKTSSELDCPPQQSIRDGGTPKLWTSPQEAAISKESIDRNVDYRGWLELKKRKWRETREKRKRQRLDAARKSNKQNGIDVLPGFMFKYGKAKSRVGVNSYFENHQMALTRSHWQIIQLIPSPQHGHFFAWVVIEGVMRKIPITVPRVFFLNSKDPVTEEFPGRRVNKVLPHGHTSYNLIEVIIEEEQFKEESKKLAAHLADPEVEGIYETNVPLEFNAILQLGCVCKVDKKAKRRNGQDSWSMSELHMKTTTECSYLEQSLSFFYLYHSISEARAIYVGYFPASRLISVLVVNPFQNKELSPQILEKLFREACQALSFQHPNSAERMSFKVEYVGHVKDAEKNMQRMINDYRDRYPGPVIAVIECPNSDLLKSNIQALDDFPCVNIPSNARDSQYQALGWQIVAAKIGMHRCAASSQWLKERITLSRYAHVPLGNLEVDWLLHTADIFFSRALRDQQQVLWISDNGIPDLGGVNEEMSSFIDEVNQPILNYPGAYRKVSVELKIHHLAVNALLKSNQINEIEGGTLFGLDQDLNPATKFPDEQYCFDEVTSCAPAFRVLKQLIQRCLADAVTSGNVFADAMLQHLYRWLCSPKSKLHDPAIYRMLHKVITETYLQWIEFGLCSSGTPSYFMDQGTKFFHISLLREEFQVENHREFTAC; encoded by the exons ATGCTTAATGTCGATGTGGCAAGAAACAACACTAACGATCAATACCAG ACTCTGAAAGATCCTATAACTAGGACCTATACAACGCACAGTGAATGCTCAATTGAGTTTGAAGTTGATGGACCCTATAAG GCTATGATTCTTCCTGCTTCCAAGGAAGAAGGAATCTTGATAAAGAAGCGTTATGCAGTTTTTAATGATGATGGGACCCTGGCAGAGCTGAAAGGTTTTGAGATTAAACGGCGTGGAGAGCTAAAGCTCATCAAAGTTTTCCAG GCTGAACTTTTTGATAAATTTCTGCATGGGTGCACCTTAGAGGAGTGCTATTCAGCTGTTGCTTCTGTTGCAAATCGATGGCTTGATCTTCTCGAT AATCAAGGAAAAGACATTGCAGACAGTGAACTGGTTGATTACATATCAGAATCAAGCACAATGAGCAAGTCCTTAGCAGACTACGGTGAACAAAAGTCTTGCGCTGTTACCACAGCAAAGCGACTAGCTGATTTTTTGGGGGATACAATGGTTAAAGACAAAGGATTACGTTGTCAATATATTGTTGCATGCGAACCAAAG GGAACCCCTGTAAGTGAGCGTGCTGTGCCAGTTGCCATATTTGAAACTGAACCTG AGATTATGAAGTTTTATGTAAGGAAGTGGTGCAAGATTTCATCAGATGGTGGCATACGTTCCATTATTGATTGGTCCTATTACAAGCAGCGTCTGAGTTCAGCTATCCAGAAAACAATTACCATTCCGGCTGCAATGCAGAAG GTGGCCAATCCTGTCCCAAGGGTAATTCATCCCGACTGGCTCCATAAGAAGGTTCGTGAGAAGGACGACAAATATCGCCAGAGGAAATTGGTTGATATCTTTGGTTCCCTGAGTAAAAATAATGGTTTAAAAGGAAGTAGTGATGTTATCAGTAACAAACAGGGAGTTGATGAACAAAATGCTGCAGATCTGGAGGATTTTGGGAAAATTAGTAGGACTTTTCGAGTTGGACCTAGACCTGTTGTTCATTGTTTTGATGCCAATGAAGTGCAGCAATTATCTAAAACAAGCTCTGAATTGGATTGTCCCCCACAACAAAGTATTCGTGATGGAGGCACTCCAAAACTATGGACATCTCCACAAGAAGCTGCTATTTCTAAGGAAAGTATTGACAGGAATGTAGATTATAGAGGATGgctagaattaaagaaaagaaaatggaggGAGACACGGGAGAAAAGGAAGCGCCAGAG GTTGGACGCTGCAAGGAAATCTAATAAACAGAATGGTATTGATGTACTTCCCGGTTTCATGTTCAAATATGGAAAAGCTAAAAGCCGAGTTGGGGTTAATTCTTATTTTGAGAATCATCAGATGGCACTCACCCGCAGCCATTGGCAG ATAATCCAGCTCATACCAAGTCCACAGCATGGACATTTTTTTGCCTGGGTAGTGATAGAAGGAGTCATGCGTAAGATTCCTATTACTGTTCCTAGGGTATTTTTCCTCAACTCTAAAGATCCAGTAACAGAAGAATTTCCTGGAAGGCGTGTGAATAAAGTTCTACCACATGGGCATACTAGCTACAATTTAATCGAG GTCATAATTGAAGAAGAACAGTTCAAGGAAGAAAGCAAGAAGCTTGCAGCTCACCTTGCAGATCCTGAAGTGGAG GGAATATATGAAACAAATGTGCCTTTGGAGTTTAACGCTATCCTTCAGCTTGGCTGTGTCTGTAAAGTAGATAAGAAAGCCAAAAGGCGAAATGGTCAAGATAGCTGGAGTATGAGTGAACTGCACATGAAAACAACAACTGAGTGCTCATATCTAGAACAATCACTGTCTTTCTTCTACTTGTATCACAG TATTTCTGAGGCAAGAGCAATATACGTTGGGTATTTTCCTGCATCTAGATTAATATCAGTACTGGTGGTTAATCCCTTTCAGAACAAAGAACTATCACCTCAAATTCTTGAAAAACTATTTCGAGAAGCTTGCCAGGCATTATCTTTTCAACACCCTAACTCAGCAGAAAGAATGAGTTTCAAG GTAGAGTATGTTGGACATGTCAAGGATGCTGAGAAGAACATGCAAAGAATGATAAATGACTACAg AGATCGATATCCTGGGCCTGTAATTGCTGTGATTGAGTGCCCAAATTCTGATTTGCTGAAGTCTAATATACAAGCATTAGATGATTTTCCTTGTGTGAACATTCCTTCCAATGCTCGTGATAGTCAATATCAG GCTCTTGGGTGGCAAATTGTTGCTGCAAAAATTGGGATGCATCGATGTGCAGCATCTTCTCAGTGGTTGAAAGAGAGAATCACTCTTTCACGTTATGCTCAT GTACCACTTGGAAACTTGGAAGTGGATTGGCTCCTACATACAGCAGATATCTTCTTCTCAAGAGCTTTACGTGATCAGCAACAG GTTCTTTGGATATCTGATAACGGCATCCCAGACCTTGGAGGCGTGAATGAAGAAATGTCAAGCTTCATTGATGAA GTGAATCAACCAATTCTCAACTACCCTGGCGCGTATAGGAAAGTTTCTGTGGAGCTTAAG ATTCATCACCTGGCTGTTAATGCTCTTCTGAAGAGCAACCAGATAAATGAAATAGAAGGAGGTACTCTGTTTGGACTGGACCAAGACCTGAATCCTgctactaaatttccagatgagcAATATTGCTTTGATGAGGTGACTTCATGTGCACCTGCATTTCGTGTCCTCAAACAGTTGATTCAAAGATGTCTGGCAGATGCAGTTACATCTGGAAATGTATTTGCTGATGCAATGCTGCAACATTTATACAGATGGCTTTGCAG CCCAAAGTCTAAACTACATGACCCAGCTATCTATCGCATGCTACATAAGGTAATCACTG AGACTTATTTGCAGTGGATAGAGTTTGGCCTTTGCAGTTCTGGCACTCCTTCCTATTTCATGGATCAG GGAACAAAGTTTTTTCATATTAGTCTTCTTAGAGAGGAGTTTCAAGTTGAGAACCATCGTGAATTCACTGCTTGCTGA